In Nitrospirota bacterium, one DNA window encodes the following:
- a CDS encoding NifU family protein — MNAERVEKAIEKIREGLNKEGGDIEVIEIKDTIVYVRLKGQCSSCIMAGLTMKNWVEKTLKEEVPEVTEVKAL, encoded by the coding sequence ATGAATGCTGAAAGGGTCGAAAAGGCAATCGAGAAAATAAGAGAAGGCCTCAATAAGGAAGGTGGAGACATTGAGGTTATAGAGATAAAGGATACAATTGTATATGTAAGGCTCAAGGGCCAGTGCAGCAGTTGCATAATGGCAGGGTTGACTATGAAAAACTGGGTGGAAAAGACACTGAAGGAAGAGGTTCCTGAAGTCACAGAGGTAAAAGCCCTCTGA
- a CDS encoding N-acetylmuramoyl-L-alanine amidase, with protein sequence MFRQPFRTGIFTGIYLLLTCLVSLPSIASAGDIAEVSDIRYNVNGTNTRIVLEFNRLPAYSAHRLKDPDRIYFDLKNVKLSPQTIPLKNLQKGLLKKIRIAQYNKDTVRIVLELKKLNDYRTFTLESPPRLVIDIGQERSPFYREKKIVVIDAGHGGHDPGATGPKGLKEKDVTLDTARKLKKILQERYNLEVYLTRNRDVYIGLGERTAVANKKKADLFVSIHTNASLKRRAGGVETYLLNWTNDTEAMRVAARENAISLEKMKRAKSELGTILASLERETKRDESLRLAHFVQDSLFKRLTRGYRGIGNLGVKQALFYVLVDAEMPSVLVEVAFISNPREERLLGNGKFRKTAAEAIASGVYRYILSLPDAPKLAMK encoded by the coding sequence ATGTTTAGGCAGCCTTTCAGAACTGGAATATTTACAGGCATTTACTTGCTGTTGACCTGTCTTGTCTCCTTACCCTCAATAGCAAGTGCCGGGGATATTGCCGAAGTCAGTGATATAAGGTACAATGTCAACGGCACGAACACCCGCATTGTTCTTGAATTTAACCGCCTTCCCGCTTATTCAGCTCACCGGCTCAAGGATCCTGACAGGATATATTTTGACCTTAAAAATGTAAAACTCTCACCTCAAACAATACCGCTTAAAAACCTGCAGAAGGGACTCCTGAAAAAAATCCGCATTGCCCAGTACAACAAGGATACGGTCAGGATTGTGCTTGAACTCAAGAAATTGAACGACTACAGGACCTTCACCCTTGAATCTCCGCCAAGGCTGGTTATTGATATCGGACAGGAGAGGAGCCCTTTTTACAGGGAAAAAAAGATAGTGGTGATAGACGCCGGGCATGGCGGTCACGACCCGGGGGCAACAGGTCCAAAAGGTTTGAAGGAAAAAGATGTAACCCTGGACACAGCCCGCAAACTCAAGAAGATACTTCAGGAGCGTTATAACCTTGAGGTCTACCTTACAAGGAACAGGGACGTATATATAGGGCTTGGGGAACGGACTGCTGTGGCTAACAAAAAGAAGGCAGACCTCTTTGTCTCCATCCATACCAATGCAAGTCTTAAAAGACGGGCAGGCGGGGTTGAGACCTATCTCCTGAACTGGACCAACGATACCGAGGCAATGAGGGTAGCTGCAAGGGAAAACGCCATCTCTCTGGAGAAGATGAAGAGGGCCAAAAGTGAACTGGGAACAATCCTTGCCTCCCTGGAAAGAGAGACCAAACGGGATGAATCACTGAGGCTGGCCCATTTTGTTCAGGACTCCCTGTTTAAAAGACTCACCAGGGGTTATCGCGGCATTGGAAACCTGGGGGTTAAACAGGCCCTCTTTTACGTGCTGGTGGATGCAGAGATGCCGTCTGTGCTTGTTGAGGTTGCATTCATAAGTAATCCCCGTGAAGAGCGTCTGCTTGGAAACGGGAAGTTCAGGAAGACCGCTGCCGAGGCAATTGCATCAGGAGTCTACAGATACATCCTCTCTCTCCCGGATGCACCAAAACTTGCAATGAAATAA
- a CDS encoding energy-coupling factor transporter transmembrane component T, giving the protein MATLSASAKILLYIAFSMSLFLVEGTATALCLLSLSLVILLFPGMRGGIVPITIFLLTTFLGNLFFYPGRVLMEIGPLDITAESLRIALVRAARVSGLIAGAKLLTLKTPIEEILGVLKRFFMPLERIRVPVNEFFETASLTLRLLPGIRDRALESYREGMNNSTKNGSVHRIRLVVALMLPLMIKTIQSPAELLPDKEETLDPELNAVKGVSHGNK; this is encoded by the coding sequence ATGGCCACTTTGAGTGCATCAGCAAAGATATTACTGTATATCGCTTTCTCCATGTCTCTCTTTCTTGTGGAGGGCACTGCAACGGCCTTATGCCTGCTCTCATTGAGTCTTGTTATCCTCCTCTTTCCCGGCATGAGAGGAGGGATTGTACCGATAACCATCTTCCTGCTTACCACTTTTCTGGGCAATCTTTTCTTCTACCCAGGCAGGGTTTTAATGGAAATAGGGCCTTTAGACATAACGGCAGAGTCTTTAAGGATTGCACTGGTAAGGGCAGCAAGGGTTTCAGGTCTTATTGCAGGGGCTAAACTTCTGACATTAAAAACACCGATTGAAGAAATCCTCGGAGTCCTGAAGAGGTTTTTTATGCCCCTTGAACGGATACGGGTACCGGTAAACGAGTTTTTTGAAACAGCATCATTAACCCTGAGACTGCTTCCCGGTATCCGGGATAGAGCACTTGAGAGTTACAGGGAAGGCATGAACAATTCAACAAAAAATGGCTCTGTCCACAGAATCAGGCTTGTCGTAGCCTTAATGCTGCCCCTCATGATCAAAACAATACAGTCTCCTGCAGAACTTCTGCCCGATAAAGAAGAAACGCTGGACCCGGAGTTAAATGCGGTTAAGGGGGTCAGCCATGGGAACAAATAG
- a CDS encoding AI-2E family transporter gives MGTNRFYVFTLITLTSFLGYLCYLILKPFLSSIAWAIVLSIVFYPVYAYLCRLVKWKVLASVITISITVIIILGPFSYLTIALANELSNFADYINKEGIGKVQDWINSPQALWIQERIKSTLNLEKIDLAAIISENISRMGKNILGNVTKGVANIASVFMNFFLMLFAMFFMLRDAPDFIKKFHDYMPFSEPQRDRLESQMKDMVISTIYGGVAVAVAQGTVGGITFLILGMNSPILLGTAIGLMSFIPGVGTFSVWGPVVIYFLIKKAFIKAIILLFVGTFIISTIDNILKPIIISGRTRMPTLVIFFSVIGGLKVFGLIGLVLGPLVMAMFISVFEIFRNLEGGVNAES, from the coding sequence ATGGGAACAAATAGGTTTTATGTCTTTACACTTATAACCCTGACATCTTTTCTCGGATACCTATGCTACCTGATCCTGAAGCCATTTCTGTCCTCTATTGCCTGGGCCATTGTGTTGAGTATCGTATTTTATCCTGTTTATGCATACCTGTGCAGACTTGTAAAATGGAAGGTACTTGCCTCAGTCATAACCATCTCAATCACCGTTATTATCATTCTGGGTCCCTTCTCATATCTGACAATAGCCCTTGCCAACGAATTAAGCAACTTTGCAGATTATATTAATAAAGAAGGAATCGGCAAGGTACAGGACTGGATAAACAGTCCACAGGCACTCTGGATACAGGAGAGGATAAAATCAACCCTTAACCTGGAAAAGATCGACCTTGCAGCCATTATCTCGGAAAATATCTCCAGGATGGGCAAGAACATCCTGGGGAATGTCACAAAGGGAGTCGCCAATATTGCCTCCGTCTTTATGAATTTCTTCTTAATGCTCTTTGCAATGTTCTTCATGCTTAGAGATGCCCCGGACTTTATAAAAAAATTCCACGACTACATGCCTTTTTCCGAACCGCAGAGGGACAGGCTTGAATCACAGATGAAAGATATGGTCATATCAACCATATATGGTGGAGTGGCTGTGGCCGTTGCCCAGGGGACCGTCGGCGGCATAACCTTCCTTATCCTGGGCATGAACTCCCCGATACTCCTGGGAACCGCTATCGGGCTTATGTCCTTTATACCCGGGGTCGGGACATTCTCCGTCTGGGGACCTGTGGTAATTTATTTCCTTATAAAAAAGGCATTTATAAAGGCCATTATTCTTTTATTTGTAGGCACCTTTATAATAAGCACCATTGATAATATATTGAAACCGATAATAATAAGCGGCAGGACAAGGATGCCGACACTGGTCATCTTCTTCAGCGTAATCGGCGGACTTAAGGTCTTCGGGCTGATAGGACTTGTGCTGGGGCCCCTGGTTATGGCAATGTTTATATCCGTATTTGAAATATTCAGAAATCTTGAAGGAGGTGTAAATGCTGAATCGTGA
- the amrS gene encoding AmmeMemoRadiSam system radical SAM enzyme, with product MKEAMFYERLDEGKVKCHLCCHYCVIKPGKRGRCAVRENRDGTLFSLVYGKIIARHIDPIEKKPFFHFHPGSRSYSIATVGCNFRCLHCQNYEISQYPKLHSDIAGEDMTPEDVVNEAERTGCRSISYTYTEPTIFLEFAYDCARLAHERGIKNVFVSNGYTSPEAAREFAPYLDANNIDLKGDDDFYKKVVGARLQPVLDTIKLMKELGVWLEVTTLIIPAYNDSEVFLRWVADFIRSVDPAIPWHVTQFYPTYKLLDQPRTPMSILRRAREIGLEAGLKYVYEGNVPGEGGESTYCPSCGKLLIERFGFSLNAITMKNGQCPECNSIIDGIGMP from the coding sequence ATGAAAGAGGCGATGTTTTATGAAAGGCTGGATGAGGGAAAGGTTAAATGTCATCTCTGCTGTCATTACTGTGTAATTAAGCCCGGTAAACGCGGCCGCTGTGCGGTCAGGGAAAACAGGGATGGTACCCTTTTCAGCCTCGTTTATGGAAAGATAATTGCCCGGCATATAGATCCAATAGAGAAAAAACCGTTCTTTCACTTCCATCCGGGTTCAAGGTCATATTCCATAGCTACCGTGGGGTGTAATTTCAGGTGCCTTCATTGTCAGAACTACGAGATATCACAGTACCCGAAGCTCCATTCAGATATAGCGGGTGAAGATATGACGCCTGAGGATGTGGTGAATGAGGCTGAGAGGACTGGCTGCAGGAGCATATCCTATACTTACACAGAGCCGACCATATTTCTGGAGTTTGCCTATGATTGTGCACGTCTTGCACATGAGCGGGGCATAAAGAATGTCTTTGTTAGCAATGGCTATACCAGCCCTGAGGCCGCAAGGGAGTTTGCCCCTTATCTTGATGCAAATAATATCGATCTGAAGGGAGATGACGATTTCTATAAAAAGGTAGTTGGTGCAAGGCTGCAGCCCGTCCTTGATACCATAAAGCTCATGAAAGAACTGGGAGTCTGGCTTGAGGTCACAACCCTTATTATCCCCGCATATAACGATTCTGAAGTGTTTCTGAGATGGGTGGCGGATTTTATAAGGTCTGTAGACCCTGCTATTCCCTGGCACGTAACCCAGTTTTATCCGACGTACAAACTGCTTGACCAGCCGAGGACCCCCATGAGTATATTGAGAAGGGCAAGGGAGATAGGGCTTGAGGCAGGGCTTAAATACGTCTATGAGGGGAATGTGCCGGGAGAGGGAGGGGAGAGCACATATTGCCCCTCCTGTGGAAAGCTCCTTATAGAGCGGTTCGGGTTTTCACTTAATGCAATAACGATGAAAAATGGTCAATGCCCTGAGTGTAACTCCATAATCGACGGAATCGGTATGCCATAA
- a CDS encoding DUF2007 domain-containing protein, producing MDEKWVTLRITYDPLEAEMIKGLLESGGISVVLRSAKVSPYPVNVGRMGEVTILVKEEDQEAAEKALNEESYE from the coding sequence ATGGATGAAAAATGGGTCACATTACGCATTACATACGACCCGCTTGAAGCAGAGATGATCAAGGGTCTGCTTGAAAGCGGCGGTATATCCGTTGTCCTGAGGTCAGCAAAGGTCAGCCCCTACCCTGTAAATGTAGGACGAATGGGGGAGGTCACGATTCTGGTAAAGGAAGAGGATCAGGAGGCGGCGGAAAAGGCTCTAAACGAGGAATCTTATGAATAA
- a CDS encoding ABC transporter ATP-binding protein: protein MAEIKLENVNKAFKDTVVIRDMYLTIAEGEFFTFLGPSGCGKSTILNMITGLEPVTSGSIYFDNTLVNDLSPKDRDVAMVFQSYALYPHMTVYENIAFPLKMKKTDKKTIRKEVKKVASILGLEELLHRKPKELSGGQRQRVALGRAIIRKPKVFLMDEPLSNLDARLRIEMRAELKRLHRELKTTIVYVTHDQAEAMGLSERIAVLHMGEIQQCATPLEIYTRPANTFVAGFIGSPSMNFFEAEVLSKKPLRAGCNNRVFEPEVRTIPEADTILLGIRPEDITVSTEEKTDTEAIVELVELESSIVWIDMRWKETRLKGKASIDEKIPAGERVYIKMPVEKIHVFDMETGRRL, encoded by the coding sequence ATGGCTGAAATAAAACTGGAGAATGTAAATAAGGCATTTAAGGATACCGTTGTAATCAGGGATATGTATCTCACCATCGCCGAGGGAGAGTTTTTCACTTTTTTAGGGCCAAGCGGGTGCGGAAAATCAACGATACTCAATATGATTACAGGGCTTGAACCGGTAACCTCCGGCAGTATATATTTTGATAATACCCTCGTAAATGACCTTTCCCCCAAAGACAGGGATGTGGCAATGGTCTTTCAGAGCTATGCCCTCTATCCGCATATGACGGTATACGAAAACATTGCATTTCCGCTTAAAATGAAAAAAACAGATAAGAAGACAATCCGGAAAGAGGTAAAAAAGGTGGCCTCTATCCTCGGGCTTGAGGAGCTGCTGCACAGAAAGCCAAAAGAACTCTCAGGCGGCCAGAGGCAGAGGGTGGCCCTTGGAAGGGCGATTATAAGAAAGCCAAAGGTCTTTTTAATGGATGAACCCCTCTCAAACCTTGATGCAAGGCTGAGGATTGAGATGAGGGCAGAGCTCAAGAGGCTCCACCGGGAACTCAAGACAACGATAGTATATGTCACTCACGACCAGGCAGAGGCCATGGGTCTTTCCGAAAGGATAGCGGTCCTGCACATGGGAGAGATTCAGCAGTGTGCAACACCATTAGAGATATATACAAGACCGGCCAACACCTTTGTTGCCGGATTTATAGGAAGCCCGTCAATGAATTTCTTTGAGGCTGAGGTGCTCTCAAAAAAACCGCTGAGGGCGGGCTGTAACAACAGGGTTTTCGAACCTGAAGTCAGGACAATACCTGAGGCTGATACCATTTTACTCGGCATAAGGCCTGAGGATATAACTGTTTCTACTGAAGAGAAAACAGATACAGAGGCAATTGTCGAGCTTGTTGAACTTGAGAGTTCAATCGTCTGGATTGATATGAGATGGAAAGAGACAAGGCTGAAAGGAAAGGCATCAATTGATGAAAAAATCCCGGCAGGTGAAAGGGTTTATATAAAAATGCCTGTTGAAAAGATTCACGTCTTTGACATGGAGACAGGCAGGAGACTATAA
- a CDS encoding PilZ domain-containing protein, with product MTKRRHDRVSLKLTVEYSITVKKQSAVKNIQLTGIVRDVSAGGVGLITDYPLMQGNMIRIKSSAPEVPKYGVVRWVNREGESYRVGLRSCSHCGEY from the coding sequence TTGACCAAGCGAAGACATGACAGGGTATCTCTGAAGCTTACTGTTGAATACTCTATAACCGTGAAGAAACAGTCAGCTGTAAAGAACATACAGCTTACGGGTATTGTAAGAGATGTATCTGCTGGGGGGGTTGGGCTTATAACAGATTATCCTTTAATGCAGGGAAATATGATCAGGATAAAAAGCTCAGCTCCTGAAGTTCCAAAATATGGCGTTGTAAGATGGGTTAACAGGGAGGGAGAGTCATACAGGGTGGGATTACGGAGCTGCAGTCATTGCGGAGAATATTGA
- the mfd gene encoding transcription-repair coupling factor has product MKSLLLASFKDIVKALPQTAEAQSAPAFKVFNLRDSTKALFVALMALQNRNCNHILFAGTENEAGTLRDDVFFYQNILDGSDTSDTPVFLPEQGDIDSTGIRLRNILGLKKGRMFIGSMDAFLSPTWRPEDLSLSILKLEKGMTISREGLAERLQSIGYRQVPLVSEKGEFSEKGWVFDLYPSNMDRPIRLEFFGDELDDIKTFEIDTQRSDSQLNEAEVMPAIEKQESPFISSFDGETFCYFSETVRGQVSTFNTSLEKCQMLRPDPSFIALHSLPMEGETEASTSSLSGLGLLHNERKDIYGLAGMLKRLEEKVVFVLSSESQAKRINEVLGDGGVVAPMVSVEEIGSYSGKHSITVGVLSGGLHIPGLIILTEKEIFGRRPLLKPHKASRVKKLLETIEDLKAGDYVVHREHGMGRFSGLEPLHASAYKGEAMVIEYADSARLYLPLQNIGLVQKYRAAEGVIPNLDRLGGGRWKKKKERARKKVRELAGKLISIYAQREVVEGYSFSPDTELHREFDAFFPFEETADQIRAWEEIKRDMESPRPMDRLLCGDVGYGKTEMAMRAAFKTVYDGKQVAVLVPTTILCEQHFRNFQARFSAFPLKIDFLSRFKSASGTKKTLAALSRGDIDIIIGTHGLLSKKVQFYDPGLLIIDEEHRFGVTHKERIKELKKGVDCLSMSATPIPRTLEMSLSGIREMSMIETPPEERLAIKSMISTFNESVIKKAVLSELDRGGQVFFVHNRVKDIYGMGEYLLRLVPQARLAIAHGQMAGRELEDVMLRFMDGAIDLLLATAIIGSGIDIPSANTIIINRADRMGLADLYQLKGRVGRGNQRAYAYFLLPPPDRLTEDARRRIEAIEELSYLGAGLRLAMKDLEIRGAGNLLGADQSGHIHAVGFEMYMEMLQQEVAALKGMPVEEEFEPSIDLGMSAYIPEEYIKDISLRLSMYRRLSICHSDEEVNTLGEEMTDRFGVLPEPAVALVDLIKLKVLARGLKIVSVSSTDGTAKVRFSPETPVKVEDILSCENACRGRLHLHEEGFSIKGPWCSKAELVKSLKEILSVLA; this is encoded by the coding sequence ATGAAGTCGCTTCTGCTTGCTTCCTTCAAAGATATTGTTAAAGCTTTGCCGCAAACGGCTGAAGCACAATCTGCCCCTGCCTTTAAGGTTTTCAATCTCAGGGACTCAACCAAGGCACTTTTTGTTGCCCTCATGGCCCTTCAAAACAGGAACTGCAACCATATTTTGTTTGCCGGTACAGAGAATGAGGCAGGGACACTGAGAGATGACGTGTTTTTCTATCAAAACATCCTTGATGGTTCTGACACATCTGATACCCCCGTGTTTCTGCCTGAGCAGGGAGATATCGATTCCACAGGTATACGGCTTAGAAATATCCTGGGACTTAAGAAGGGAAGGATGTTTATTGGTTCAATGGATGCATTCCTTTCTCCTACGTGGAGGCCTGAGGACTTATCCCTCTCCATCTTAAAGCTTGAAAAAGGGATGACAATCAGCAGGGAAGGGCTTGCTGAAAGGCTTCAATCAATTGGCTACAGGCAGGTGCCTCTTGTTTCCGAAAAAGGTGAGTTCAGTGAGAAGGGGTGGGTTTTCGATCTTTATCCATCAAATATGGACAGACCAATCAGGCTGGAATTCTTCGGAGATGAACTGGATGATATAAAGACCTTTGAGATCGATACCCAGCGCTCCGACAGCCAACTTAACGAGGCCGAAGTTATGCCCGCAATTGAAAAACAAGAGAGTCCGTTTATTTCCTCCTTTGATGGAGAGACCTTTTGCTATTTTTCAGAGACTGTAAGGGGTCAGGTCTCAACATTCAACACAAGTTTGGAGAAGTGTCAAATGTTGAGACCTGACCCCTCTTTTATTGCCCTCCATTCACTGCCTATGGAGGGTGAGACAGAGGCATCGACAAGTTCTCTTTCCGGCCTTGGCCTCCTTCATAATGAGAGAAAGGATATCTACGGGCTTGCCGGAATGTTGAAGAGGTTGGAGGAGAAGGTTGTCTTTGTGCTCTCCTCTGAATCTCAGGCAAAGAGGATAAATGAGGTGCTTGGGGATGGGGGAGTGGTTGCTCCGATGGTTTCCGTGGAGGAGATTGGAAGCTATAGCGGGAAGCATTCAATTACTGTTGGTGTGCTTTCCGGGGGACTCCATATTCCAGGACTGATAATCCTTACAGAGAAAGAGATATTTGGAAGGAGACCACTCTTAAAACCCCACAAGGCTTCCAGAGTTAAAAAACTGCTTGAAACTATAGAGGACCTTAAGGCCGGTGATTATGTTGTTCACCGTGAGCACGGTATGGGGAGGTTTTCAGGACTTGAACCCCTTCATGCCTCTGCATACAAGGGAGAGGCCATGGTCATAGAGTATGCAGATAGTGCAAGGCTATATCTGCCCCTGCAGAATATCGGCCTTGTTCAGAAGTACAGGGCTGCCGAAGGGGTTATCCCCAATCTTGACAGACTTGGAGGGGGGCGCTGGAAGAAGAAAAAGGAGAGGGCGAGGAAAAAGGTCCGTGAGCTTGCCGGTAAACTCATATCCATTTATGCACAGAGAGAGGTAGTCGAGGGCTACTCCTTCAGCCCTGATACGGAACTCCACAGGGAGTTTGATGCCTTTTTCCCCTTTGAGGAGACTGCGGATCAGATCAGGGCATGGGAAGAGATAAAGAGAGATATGGAATCCCCGCGGCCCATGGACAGGTTGCTGTGTGGTGATGTGGGCTATGGTAAGACAGAGATGGCAATGCGGGCAGCGTTTAAGACGGTTTATGATGGAAAACAGGTTGCAGTACTTGTCCCGACCACTATTCTCTGTGAGCAGCATTTCAGGAATTTCCAGGCAAGGTTCTCGGCATTCCCGTTAAAGATTGATTTCCTGAGCCGTTTTAAATCTGCCTCTGGGACAAAGAAGACCCTTGCGGCCTTGAGCCGCGGGGATATTGATATTATTATTGGCACACATGGGCTCTTGAGCAAAAAGGTTCAGTTCTATGACCCCGGACTCCTGATAATAGATGAGGAGCATCGCTTTGGTGTAACCCATAAGGAGAGGATAAAGGAACTGAAAAAAGGTGTTGATTGTCTCTCAATGAGTGCAACCCCGATTCCAAGGACCCTTGAGATGTCACTTTCAGGTATCAGGGAGATGAGCATGATTGAGACCCCTCCTGAGGAGAGACTTGCGATTAAGAGTATGATTAGCACATTCAATGAATCCGTGATAAAAAAGGCGGTGCTGAGTGAGCTTGACAGAGGCGGGCAGGTCTTTTTTGTACATAACAGGGTGAAGGACATTTACGGGATGGGAGAATATCTTTTAAGACTTGTTCCTCAGGCAAGGCTTGCCATTGCTCATGGACAGATGGCCGGGCGGGAGCTGGAGGATGTGATGCTAAGGTTCATGGATGGGGCTATAGACCTTTTGCTGGCAACGGCCATAATCGGTTCGGGTATTGATATACCGTCGGCGAATACGATAATCATCAACAGGGCGGACAGAATGGGTCTTGCAGACCTCTACCAGCTGAAGGGCAGGGTAGGTAGGGGTAATCAGAGGGCCTATGCATATTTCCTCCTGCCCCCGCCTGACAGGCTCACTGAAGATGCCAGGAGGAGAATTGAGGCAATAGAGGAACTGAGCTATCTGGGAGCAGGGCTCAGGCTTGCCATGAAGGACCTTGAAATAAGGGGTGCGGGAAATCTCCTCGGCGCTGATCAGTCAGGACATATCCATGCCGTGGGATTTGAGATGTACATGGAGATGCTTCAGCAGGAGGTGGCAGCCCTTAAAGGCATGCCTGTGGAGGAGGAGTTTGAGCCTTCGATAGACCTTGGCATGAGTGCCTACATTCCCGAGGAATACATTAAAGATATAAGTCTGAGACTCAGTATGTACCGAAGACTCAGCATCTGTCATTCAGATGAGGAAGTCAATACACTCGGCGAAGAGATGACGGACCGGTTTGGAGTACTTCCTGAGCCTGCAGTTGCCCTGGTTGACCTGATAAAACTTAAGGTCCTGGCAAGGGGATTGAAAATTGTCTCTGTGAGTTCTACGGATGGGACTGCAAAGGTCCGGTTCTCTCCCGAAACACCGGTTAAGGTTGAAGATATACTGAGCTGCGAGAATGCCTGCAGGGGAAGATTGCACCTTCATGAGGAAGGTTTTTCTATAAAGGGACCATGGTGTTCAAAAGCGGAGTTGGTGAAGAGTTTAAAGGAGATTCTTTCAGTGCTGGCCTGA
- the rfaE2 gene encoding D-glycero-beta-D-manno-heptose 1-phosphate adenylyltransferase, with translation MKNRKVLQRGEVGKEMERLRSEGKRIVFTNGCFDLIHAGHIQYLGEAKALGDVLVVGVNSDASVRRLKTKRPIVPQEQRVEVLSALEMVSYVTIFAEDTPYEVIKLIMPDVLVKGGDWEVEDIVGADLVKEVHSLPYRQGISSTGIIERIIERFCQAS, from the coding sequence ATGAAAAATAGAAAGGTCCTCCAGAGAGGTGAAGTCGGAAAAGAGATGGAGAGGCTGCGGTCAGAGGGCAAGAGGATTGTCTTTACAAATGGCTGTTTTGACCTGATCCATGCAGGCCATATTCAGTACCTTGGGGAGGCCAAAGCCCTGGGCGATGTACTTGTAGTCGGTGTGAACTCTGATGCTTCCGTCCGGAGATTAAAAACCAAAAGGCCCATAGTCCCTCAGGAGCAGCGGGTCGAGGTCCTCTCAGCCCTCGAGATGGTGAGTTACGTTACCATATTTGCCGAGGATACACCGTATGAGGTTATAAAGTTAATTATGCCCGATGTGCTTGTTAAGGGGGGGGACTGGGAGGTAGAGGATATTGTTGGTGCAGACCTTGTCAAAGAGGTTCATAGCCTTCCTTACAGACAGGGTATCTCCTCAACGGGTATAATTGAGCGGATTATTGAGAGGTTCTGTCAAGCTTCATGA
- a CDS encoding NUDIX hydrolase — protein MRPALLKKQVSAGGVVFRRDSDGIKVVLVSVKDGSVWTLPKGLVEKGEQPEVTALREVQEETGLRGRIVDSLDTVSYWYFLKDENTKYHKTVYYYLIEYMGGSTDNHDREVDEASWFPLDDALKMVKYKGDREILERAKERLLRIDEK, from the coding sequence ATGAGGCCAGCCTTACTAAAGAAACAGGTATCTGCCGGCGGGGTTGTTTTCAGAAGGGACAGCGATGGAATAAAGGTTGTTCTTGTTTCAGTAAAGGACGGTTCGGTATGGACACTTCCAAAAGGACTGGTTGAAAAGGGAGAACAGCCGGAGGTGACTGCCCTGAGAGAGGTGCAGGAAGAGACAGGCCTGAGGGGACGCATAGTGGATAGCCTTGATACTGTCTCATACTGGTATTTCCTGAAGGATGAGAATACAAAGTATCATAAAACAGTCTATTATTATCTTATTGAGTATATGGGCGGGAGTACGGATAACCATGACCGGGAGGTTGATGAGGCTTCATGGTTTCCTCTTGACGACGCATTGAAAATGGTAAAATATAAAGGCGACAGGGAGATACTTGAAAGGGCAAAAGAGAGGCTTTTACGTATAGATGAAAAATAG
- a CDS encoding YbgC/FadM family acyl-CoA thioesterase, with protein MTEDRIEIKVYYEDTDCGGVVYYANYLRYFERARTEYLEQRGVSLKELMEKGICFVVVDASAHYRQPGRYGDILMIETDIADKGAASITFSHQVMRKQTGELLVSGLVKLASVSEQMKPIKLPESVLQVLAVRRS; from the coding sequence GTGACAGAAGACCGGATAGAGATTAAAGTATATTATGAGGATACGGATTGTGGCGGGGTAGTTTATTATGCCAATTACCTCAGATACTTTGAACGTGCAAGGACTGAATACCTGGAGCAGAGAGGGGTCTCTCTAAAGGAGCTGATGGAGAAGGGAATTTGTTTTGTTGTTGTTGATGCCTCGGCACATTACCGTCAGCCGGGGAGATACGGCGATATTCTAATGATCGAGACTGATATAGCGGATAAGGGGGCGGCCAGTATTACATTTTCACATCAGGTAATGAGAAAGCAGACAGGTGAGCTGCTTGTCTCCGGTCTTGTGAAACTTGCCTCTGTGTCAGAGCAGATGAAGCCAATAAAACTTCCTGAATCCGTCCTTCAGGTTTTGGCAGTGAGAAGGTCGTAA